CGACTTGAGTACGTCGACGGTCGTGTCCGAACGAAGGACCCGCTCAGCGTTGAGGACTTCGAAGAACTGGAACGCCGCGCCCCGGAGACCGTGCGGCTTGAGTACATCAACGGAAAACTAGAGGTCAAGGCCATGCCGGACGGCAACCACCGAGAGATCTTCATGTGGCTGCTGCGCCAGTGCATGCAACACCGCCCTGACCTGGACCTCGTGCCCGAGTCCGGCGTCAAGGCCGAGGCCTGCCGCAAGGGCCGCGCCCGCACGGACGGGACTCTTGCGCCGGTGCATCACTTCCGGGGTCACGGCGAATGGTCCGACCCCGACGGCTCCCTCATGGCCGTGGAAATCACCTCCCGCGACCGCGACACGGACCAACGCGACCGCATCGACAAGCCCATCGGCTACGCCGAAGCCGAGATCCCCGTCTACCTCCTCATCGACCGCGACAACCACACCGTCACGGTCTTCAGCGAACCGAAGGACGGCCGCTACCAGCAGGTTTCCCGCCATCCCTGGGGAGCCACCGTCGAACTGCCCTCCCCCGTGAACATCACCCTGGACACCGAGAAACTCAAGGACTACGCCGACTGACGACAATGGACCCATGAACCACGCCCAGCTGACCGCCCTAGGTCGTGCCCTCCGGCTTCTCGGTGAACACGGGGAAGCCCTCACCGCCGACACCCCGGACGCCAAGCTGCACGAGGTCAGGGCGGATCTGCGGCGGGCTCTCGACCTGCTGGAGGAGAGCGTCTCGAACGCCGCGCCCAGCACCCGGTGCCCCGAGCATCCGAACGGCCCGGTCGACGAGGGCGCCCCCGACCTGTGCCTGCTGTGCGAGACCCGGCGCCGGGCGGCCCGCCGCAACGAGTTCAACGGGCCCGCCCCGCAGCAGCCGCAGACCGAGCCCGTCCAGTCCCGGTACGGAGCCCGCGGCGACCGCCCCCAGCCTCAGCAGCGCTGGCTGCCGGAGCTGTGGAACGGCCAGACGTGGCAGCTGTGCGGCACCCCGCGCCGGGACCGCCGCGAGGCCGAGCTGTACATCGCCGCCCAGCGCCGGGCGCCCCGGGCCGCCATGGCGTACCGGCTGGTGCACGAGTTCACCGACTACGAGGTGCTGCGGGTGTGGGGCACGCCGGTGCGGGTCGACATCGAGCCGATGGGCAACCTGTAACCCGTCACAGCAGGGGCAGCGGGCGGAAGTCGTGCCCCTCCCACAGGCGTCGTGACGCCTCCTCCGGATACGCCGTGACCACCGGCTCCGCGTCCAGCACCCGCACCAGCCGCCGCTCCTCGTCGTACGCGGGCCAGCCCGGGTCGCCCGTCCTCGCGAACGCCGTCCAGGAGGCGCGGAAGCGGGACGACAGCGCGAGGGCCTCGGCGGACGGCTCCGCGCCCGCGAACAGCAGGGCCCCGAGGTCCGCCCCGTACGTGCCGAAGAGCAGGGGGATGTCCAGGCCGTGGCAGGCGCCGAGCGCGCCGCCGTTGCCGGGGGCCGGCCAGGTCAGCTCGTAGAGGTGCGCGCTGCCGCCGCCCGCGCGCTGCGCCTGGGCCAGGTGCAGGGAGGGCATGGTGAACAGCCAGTCCGTCTGGACACGTTCGTAGAGCTCGCTCGGGGAGGCGTCGGGGAAGGCCGCTCGGTAGGCCGCTTCCCCGTCGGGGCCGGGGGCGAACAGGCGCAGGGCCGCGCTCGCCCGCTCGTCGGTGATCTGGCCCAGCTGCCCGGCCATGGCGACGAAGAGGCGGTACTCGTCGCGGTTGTGGCCGACGAGCAGGTCGATGTCCTTGGCGGCACCGGCCGCCAGCGCCTGCCAGGGGGTGGCGGGCAGGATCTCGCCGTCGACCACCGGGGAGAAGGGCGTGACCGTGGGGGCCGCCTGGCCCCAGCGGTCGAGGTACTGCGGCATCTTCGGGCCCAGCGCCTCGCCCGCCGCGGTCAGCCGGCGCGGATCCACCGTCGACAGGTCGGCGACCGTGGGGCGCAGGCCCACCTCGGCGGCGAGGGCCGTACCGATGTCCCGGGCCAGTTCGTCGGAGAAGAACGTCCCCGGCACGCTCTGCGCGATCGCCCGCCGGAACAGGCCGGACGCGCGGTCCATCGCGAGCAGCGAGGCGATCGAGCCCGCGCCCGCCGACTCGCCGAAGACGGTGACCCGCTCCGGGTCGCCGCCGAACGCCTCGATGTTGTCCCGCACCCACTCCAGCGCGGCGACCTGGTCGAGCAGGCCGCGGTTGGCGGGCGCCCCCTCGATGTGGGCGAACCCCTCCATGCCGACCCGGTAGTTGAGGGAGACGACCACGACGTCGCCGTCGGTGGCGATGTGCCGGGCGTTGTAGCCGGGGCTGCCGGCGTGGCCGAGCTTGTAGGCGCCGCCGTAGATCCACACCAGCACGGGCCGGCGGGCGGCCGGGTCGGGATGGGGGGTCCAGACGTTGACCGTGAGCCAGTCGTCGCCCTGGGGCACGTCTAACAGGCCCGGGCCGCCCATCAGGCCGAGGTCCTGCGGGGGCGGCGGGCCGAACGCGTACGCGTCCCGTATGCCGTCCCAGGCGGGGGCGGGGCGCGGGGCCATGAAGCGGGCCTCGCCCACCGGGGGTGCGGCGAAGGGGATGCCGCGGAAGACGGCGAGCCCCTCCTCCCTGCGGCCCCGGACCGCCCCGGCGGTGGTGCGCACCACCGGGGCGGGCTGCTCGGCCGGACCGTCCGTCGGCGGGCGGGCCTCGGTCGTCGTCATCTGGATCTCCTCACGTGGCCGGTGAACAGGCGCTCGGCCAGTGTCCGTGGCTGACGCAAGCAGATCCAGAGCCTCGCGTTCCGGGCTCGGCCGAGGGATCAGCTGAGCGACTTCAGCGCGGCCGGGTCGTACGGCGCCAGGTCCGTGAAGCGGCCGTCCAGGATCTTCCGGGCCCACTCGGGGTCCTGGAGCAGGGCGCGGCCGACGGCGACCATGTCGAACTCGTCGCGTTCGAAGCGGTCCAGGAGGTTGTCGAGGTCGCCGACCTGGGCGCCCTGGCCCTGGAAGGACTTGAGGAAGTCGCCGCCGCTCAGGCCGACCGAGCCGACGGTGATGGCGGGCTTGCCGGTGAGCTTCTTGGTCCAGCCGGCCAGGTTGAGGTCGGAGTCATCGAACTCGGGCACCCAGTAGCGGCGGGTGGAGGCGTGGAAGGCGTCGACGCCGGCGGCGGCCAGCGGGGTCAGGATGGCCTCCAGCTCCTCGGGGGTCTCGGCGAGGCGGGCGTCGTAGGCGTCCTGCTTCCACTGCGAGTAGCGGAAGATGACGGGGAAGTCGGCCGAGACGGTCTCGCGGACGGCCGCGACGATCTCCGCCGAGAACTTGGCGCGGGCGACCGGGTCGCCGCCGTAGGCGTCGGTGCGGCGGTTGGTGCCCTCCCAGAGGAACTGGTCGAGCAGGTAGCCGTGGGCGCCGTGGAGTTCCACGCCGTCGAAGCCGATGCGCTCGGCGGCCGCGGCGGCCTCGGCGAACGCGCCGATGACGGCGTCGATGTCGGCCTGCGTCATGGCCTTGCCGGTGCCCTCGGTGCCGTCCGTGCGGATACCGGACGGGCCGACGGCCGGGGCGTCGGCGACGGGCGGCTCGCCCTGCTTGCGGACCATGCCGATGTGCCACAGCTGCGGCACGATCGTGCCGCCCGCGGCGTGCACCGCCTCGGCGACCTTCGCCCAGCCCGCGAGCTGCTCCTCGCCGTGGAACCGCGGCACGCGGTCGCTCTGTCCGGCCGACTCGTGGCCGACGTAGGTGCCCTCGGTGACGATCAGACCGACTCCGGCGGCGGCGCGGCGCGCGTAGTACGAGACGACGTCCTCACCGGGGACGCCGCCCGGGGAGAACATGCGGGTCATCGGCGCCATCGCGATCCGGTTCGGAACGGTCAGGCCGCCCAGCGACACGGGTCGGGACAGGATGTCGGCGGCGCGGGAGGCGACGTCGGTCACGTGGGGACTCCTCGGGAGGTACCGGTCGGTATGTGCATACGCATAGGGTGCCTATTCCAACAGCCCGGCCCGCCCACGGCATCCCGCCCCCACTGTGATCCCGCACACGCCCGAGGGCGGCACCCCCTGTCGCACAGGGAGTGCCGCCCTCGGTACCGAAGGACGGTGATCGACCGGAGTCGATCAGAAGTCCATGTCACCGCCCGGCATGCCGCCGCCGGCGGGCGCGGCGGCCTTCTCCGGCTTGTCGGCGATGACGGCCTCGGTGGTGAGGAACAGCGCGGCGATGGAGGCGGCGTTCTGCAGCGCGGAACGGGTCACCTTCGCCGGGTCGATGATGCCCTCGGCGATCATGTCGACGTACTCACCGGTCGCGGCGTTCAGGCCGTGGCCGACCTGGAGGTTGCGGACCTTCTCCACGACGACGCCGCCCTCGAGACCACCGTTGACGGCGATCTGCTTCAGCGGGGCCTCCAGCGCGAGCTTCACGGCGTTGGCGCCGGTCGCCTCGTCACCGTCGAGCTCCAGCTTCTCGAAGACCTGGGAGGCCTGCAGCAGGGCCACGCCACCACCGGCGACGATGCCCTCCTCGACGGCCGCCTTGGCGTTGCGCACGGCGTCCTCGATGCGGTGCTTGCGCTCCTTGAGCTCCACCTCGGTGGCGGCACCGGCCTTGATGACCGCGACACCGCCGGCGAGCTTCGCCAGGCGCTCCTGCAGCTTCTCGCGGTCGTAGTCCGAGTCGCTGTTCTCGATCTCGGCGCGGATCTGGTTCACGCGACCCTGGACCTGGTCGGCGGAGCCGGCACCGTCGACGATGGTGGTCTCGTCCTTGGTGATGACGACCTTGCGGGCCTTGCCCAGCAGGTCGAGCGTGGCGTTCTCCAGCTTGAGGCCGACCTCCTCGGAGATCACCTCGCCGCCGGTGAGGATGCCGATGTCCTGCAGCATCGCCTTGCGGCGGTCGCCGAAGCCCGGGGCCTTGACGGCGACGGACTTGAAGGTGCCGCGGATCTTGTTGACGACCAGGGTCGACAGGGCCTCGCCCTCGACGTCCTCGGCGATGATCAGCAGCGGCTTGCCGGACTGCATGACCTTCTCGAGGAGCGGCAGCAGGTCCTTGACGTTGCTGATCTTCGAGTTGGCGATCAGGATGTACGGGTCGTCGAGGACGGCCTCCATACGCTCCATGTCGGTGGCGAAGTACGCCGAGATGTAGCCCTTGTCGAAGCGCATACCCTCGGTGAGCTCCAGCTCCAGACCGAAGGTCTGGGACTCCTCGACGGTGATGACGCCTTCCTTGCCGACCTTGTCCATGGCCTCGGCGATGAGCTCGCCGATCTGGGTGTCGGCGGCGGAGATGGAGGCCGTGGAGGCGATCTGCTCCTTGGTCTCGACGTCCTTCGCCTGCTCCAGCAGGGCGGCGGAGACGGCCTCGACGGCCTTCTCGATACCGCGCTTGAGGGCCATCGGGTTGGCGCCGGCGGCTACGTTGCGCAGACCCTCGCGCACCAGGGCCTGGGCGAGCACGGTCGCCGTGGTCGTACCGTCACCGGCGACGTCGTCCGTCTTCTTGGCGACTTCCTTGACCAGCTCGGCGCCGATCTTCTCGTACGGGTCCTCGAGCTCGATCTCCTTGGCGATGGAGACACCATCGTTGGTGATCGTGGGCGCGCCCCACTTCTTCTCGAGGACGACGTTGCGGCCCTTGGGGCCGAGCGTCACCTTCACGGCGTCCGCGAGCTGGTTCATGCCGCGCTCGAGGCCGCGCCGCGCCTCCTCGTCGAACGCGATGATCTTGGCCATGTGAAGTGGTCCCTCCAGGACTGGGGGTGATTACTTCGGACCGCGCCCGCGCCCGCGACGGACGGCCCCGGCCGGTGGTTCCTTGCCCCACCCGGCCCGTGGCCTCACCGACCCGGTCCTTACGTTGTCACTCTCACCTTCAGAGTGCTAACGCAATGATTAGCACTCGACCCCCGAGAGTGCAAGGCGCGCTCGCGAAGCGAGTGCTCATTGAGGGGTGGTGGTCGGGTGACGGGCGGGCGCAAGCGCCTGACGGGTTCGGGCGGGGGCGTCAGCCGCCCGCGAACGCCGCTCGAAGGGCCTTCGAACAGGCCGAAGGGCCCGCACCCCGGGGGGGTACGGGCCCTTCAGAGAAGACCGGTCGCTTGCGGTTGGTCGTGGAACGCGTTCAGCCGGCGACGCGAACCATGTCGGCCTGCGGACCCTTCTGGCCCTGCGAGATCTCGAACTCAACCCGCTGGCCCTCTTCCAGGGTGCGGTAACCGTCCATCTGGATCGCGCTGTAGTGGACGAAAACATCCGCACCACCGTCGACCGCGATGAAGCCGTACCCCTTCTCCGCGTTGAACCACTTGACGGTGCCCTGAGCCATGCCTAACTCCCCTATTACTGGCCCTTGCACAGATCCACACTTCGCGGATCCGGGTCAGACCTCACCCCCCACGGTTGGGGGCGTGCGCCGGAACGCGTCGACCGCGGCTGAATGTATCTGTCCAACTGCCGTCTGCAACAGGTCAATCGGACGAGAATTCTGGACGCGCAGCATCCGGAATGTGGGGAGAATTCGCCTGAATTCAGGGCAAGTCGGGCCACACAAAAGGAACAAAAGCCGCGAAAGACGCACACACTTTGGCTACATCTTGTCGGGCGTGCGGCAGGAATTCAGGGTTTCCGATCAGGGGATCGGCAGCGCGTTCCCCAACTGTACCCCGCTCAACCACACTGAATTGCCCCCTCCGCTTCTCTCACGGAGGGGGCAATTCGATGAACTCTCGGTGACGACCGTTACCGCAAGTAACAATCGGGCCGGTCGACCGGTTCAGCCGCCGGCGACGGCCGGGATGATCGACACGCCGGCACCGTCCGGCGTCGCCGTCTCCAGCCCCTGCTCGAACCGCACGTCGTCGTCGTTCACGTACACGTTGACGAACCGCCGCAGCTTGCCCTGGTCGTCCAGCACGCGGGCGGCGATCCCGGTGTGGTTCTTCTCCAGGTCGGCGATGACCTCGCCCAGGGTCGCGCCCTCGGCGGCGACCTCGGCCTGCCCGCCGGTGTAGGTACGCAGGATGGTGGGGATACGAACGGTGACGCTCATGACTTCAAAACCTCCGGTTGGGTGACGCACCTGTCTTTGGGGGCGCGGGGCTGTGTCGATATGCGGCTCCGCCGCGTGGGCGCGACCAGCCCCCACCGGCCCGCAGCCGACAACGATCAGACGAGCCCGGCCTCACGGAACGAATCCAGGTTCGGGCGAATGGTCGCGGTCAGCCCCGTGCCCGCCACCGCGTCCAGCGTCTTCAGACCATCCCCGGTGTTGAGCACCACGGTCGTCTTCGACGGATCCAGCACCCCGTTCTCGATCAACTTGCGCGTGACCCCCACGGTCACCCCACCCGCGGTCTCCGCGAAGACACCCTCGGTCCGCGCAAGGACCTTGATCGCGTCGACGACCTGCTCGTCGTTCACGTCCTCCACCACACCGCCCGTCCGCCGCGCGATGTCCAGCACGTACGGCCCGTCCGCCGGATTCCCGATCGCCAGCGACTTGGCGATCGTGTCCGGCTTCTGCGGCCGCACCACGTCGTGCCCGGCCTTGAACGCCGTCGACACCGGCGAGCACCCCTCGGCCTGCGCGCCGAAGATCTTGTACGGCTTGTCCTCGACCAGCCCGAGCTTGATCAGCTCCTGGAGGCCCTTGTCGATCTTCGTGAGCTGGGAGCCGGAGGCGATCGGCACCACGATCTGGTCGGGCAGCCGCCAGCCGAGCTGCTCGCAGATCTCGTACGCCAGGGTCTTGGAGCCCTCGGCGTAGTACGGCCGCAGGTTGACGTTGACGAAGCCCCAGCCCTCGCCCGCCGGGTCGCCGATCAGCTCGGAGCAGAAGCGGTTCACGTCGTCGTAGTTGCCCTCGATGCCGACGAGCTCGCCGCCGTAGACCGCGGCCATGACGACCTTGCCCTGCTCCAGGTCGTGCGGGATGAACACGCAGGAGCGGAAACCGGCGCGGGCCGCGGCGGCGCCCACCGCGCCGGCCAGGTTGCCGGTGGAGGAGCAGGAGAGGGTGGTGAAGCCGAAGGCGCGGGCGGCCTCCAGGGCCTGGGCGACGACGCGGTCCTTGAAGGAGTGCGTCGGGTTGCCGGAGTCGTCCTTGACGAAGAGCTTGCCGGCGTCGACACCCAGCTCGCGGGCGAGGTTGTCGGCCTTGATCAGCTTGGTCCAGCCCGGGTTGAGGTTCGGCTTGTCCGCCACGTCGGCCGGGACGGGCAGCAGCGGCGCGTAACGCCAGATGTTCGCGGGACCCGCCTCGATCTTCTTGCGGAGCTCCTCGGCGTCGTACGCGGAGAAGTCGTAAGCGATCTCCAGCGGGCCGAAACACTCCTCGCAGGCGAAGACCGGGCCGAGGGGGACGCGGTGACCGCACTCGCGGCAGCTCAGGGCGGCGGCCGGGCCGAGGTCTACCGTGGAGTTCGTGGTGCTTGCAACAGTCTGCACAGCCATGTGAGGCGAGGCCCTTTCTCCTCATCTTCCTCACGACGCATCTCGCCGTGAGACGGATTTGGCACCTTCCCTAGCCGGGAGCCTCGCGCTGTGGTCGCCAGTGACCTACGAGTACCGACTGGAGGGTTGCCGGGGCTTCATCGGGCCGTATCCCTCTGCCCCTCTGGATGAGCTGTATGTGGTTGTAAACAACGGTTGACCCCGGACATGCGATGGTCATCCGCGTTGTTCAAGACTGTAACCGACGACCAGGACCCTTGAGATAGTCGTCCGAACCGCGAGATGGCTCACAATCCGTCCCGCCGAGAGAACGCTAAGGAGCCGCCACGGTGCTGGAAGAAGTCGAGAGCTGGCTGAGCACCCGTTCCTGGTCCGCGACCGAGCGTCCGCTCCACCGGATCCTGGCCGCCAAGCAGCGCACGGGCCAGACGGTCAGCGTCGTACTGCCCGCGCTCAACGAGGAGGAGACGGTCGGCGACATCGCCTCCGTCATCCGCCACGACCTGATGCGGCAGGTCCCGCTCGTCGACGAGCTGGTCGTCGTCGACTCGGGGTCCACCGACCGCACGTCGGAGGTGGCCGCCGCCGCGGGCGCGACGGTGGTGCACCGGGACGCCATCCTGCCCCGGCTGCCCGCCGTGCCCGGCAAGGGCGAGGTGCTGTGGCGCTCGCTGCTCGTCACGCGCGGGGACATCGTCTGCTTCGTCGACGCGGACCTGAGGGACTTCTCGTCCGACTTCGTCTCCGGGATCGTGGGCCCGCTGCTCACCGAGCCGGACGTCGACCTGGTCAAGGGCATGTACGACCGTCCGCTGGGCGGCGCGGCCGGACAGGGCGGCCGGGTCACGGAACTCATGGCGCGCCCGCTGCTCAACATGCACTGGCCGCAGCTGGCCGGCTTCGTGCAGCCGCTCGGCGGGGAGTACGCCGCCCGCCGCTCGCTGCTGGAGCAGCTGCCGTTCCCCGTCGGGTACGGCGTCGAGCTGGGCATGCTGGTCGACGCCCTGCACCTGGTGGGCCTGGACGCCCTCGCCCAGGTGGACGTCGGGGTGCGCAAGCACCGGCACCAGGACGGGCAGGCGCTGGGCCGGATGGCCGCCGCGATCTACCGCACGGCCCAGCTGCGGCTGGCCCGGGGGCATCTGATCCGGCCGTCCCTGACGCAGTTCGAGCGGAGCGGCGACGGCTTCGAGCCGCGCACGTACTCGGTGGACACCGAGGAGCGTCCGCCGATGGTGGAGATCGCCGAGTACCAGCAGCGGAAGGCGGCCTGACCGGGGCCGGTTTCGGCCGGGCGCGGCAGGTCCGTACGTTTGAGCGTTTACCGGCCGGGCTAGGTTGAGGCCTATGGGTTCGACGTACGGTTCTGCGCGGGTACTGGTGGCCTCCAACCGGGGCCCGGTCTCCTACACGGTCGGTGAGGACGGTTCGCTGGACGCCAAGCGGGGCGGTGGCGGGCTGGTCTCGGGGCTGTCCGCGATCGGCTCGGACGCGGACGCGCTGTGGGTGTGCTCGGCGCTGTCCGACGGCGACCGGGAGGCGGTCCGGCGCGGGATCGGCGAGGACGGCGTGCGGATGCTGGACATCCCGGCCGACGTGCACGCCGACGCGTACAACGGCATCGCCAACTCGGTGCTGTGGTTCGTGCACCACATGCTGTACCAGACGCCGCTGGAGCCGGTCTTCGACGCGGAGTTCCGGCGCCAGTGGGCGTCCTACGAGACGTACAACCGGGCGTTCGCAAAGGCGCTGGCCGAGGAGGCGGCGCAGGGCGCGGCGGTCGTGGTGCAGGACTACCACCTGACGCTGGTGCCGGGCATGCTCCGCGAGCTGCGCCCGGACCTGAGGATCGGCCACTTCTCGCACACGCCGTGGGCGCCGCCCGAGTACTTCCGGATGCTGCCGGACGACGTGGCCGGGCAGGTGCTGCGCGGCATGCTCGGCGCGGACCGGCTGGGCTTCCTCACGCAGCGCTGGGCGGACGCGTTCACCGCGTGCGCCGAGCGGTTCGCCGGGGGGCTCGGCGGCACGCGGATCGGCGTGCACGGGCTGGGGGCCGACGCGGACTTCCTGCGGAAGCGGTCCCACGAGCAGGACGTCGAGGAGCGGATGGCCGCGCTGCGCGAGGAGATCGGCGAGGGCCGCCGCACGATCGTCCGGGTCGACCGCACGGAGCTGTCGAAGAACATCGTGCGCGGGCTGCTGGCCTACCGCCGGCTCCTGGAGGCGCACGGCGAGTGGCGCGAGCGCGTGGTGCACGTGGCCTTCGCGTATCCCTCGCGGCAGGACCTCGCGGTGTACCGGGAGTACATGGCCGAGGTGCGGCGGCTGGCGGACGAGATCAACGAGCAGTACGGCACGCCGGGCTGGACCCCGGTCGTCCTGCACCTCAAGGACGACTTCGCCCGCTCCCTGGCCGCGTACCGCCTGGCCGACGTGGCGCTCGTCAACCCCGTCCGGGACGGCATGAACCTGGTCGCCAAGGAGGTCCCGGTCGTCTCCGACGCGGGCTGCGCGCTGGTGCTGTCCCGGGAGGCCGGGGCGTACGAGGAGCTGGGCGAGGACGCGATCACGGTCAACCCCTACGACGTCACGGGCACGGCGGCGGCCCTGCACGAGGCCCTGTCGATGGGCCCGGAGGAGCGCGCCGAGCGGAGCAAGCGGCTGGCGGCGGCGGCCACGGCGCTGCCGCCGGCGCAGTGGTTCGTGGACCAGCTCGACGCGCTGAGGGGCTGAGCGGCGATGAGCGCGAACGCGTTGCCGACGCCTGTCACGAAGGCCGGGCAGGACGGGCTCGCCGCCCTGCTCGCCGATCCCGGCAAGGCGCTGGTCGCACTGGACTTCGACGGGACGCTCGCGCCGATCGTCGCCGATCCGGAGCTGGCCCGGGCCCATCCGGAGGCGCTGGGCGCGCTGGTGGCGCTGGCCCCGAAGGTCGCCGCCATCGCGGTGATCACCGGCCGGCCGGCCGAGGTCGCCGTACGCAACGGCGGCTTCTCCGACGCACCGGGTCTTGAGCACCTGGTCGTCCTCGGGCACTACGGCGCCGAGCGGTGGGACGCCCGCACCGGCGAGGTCACCGCGCCCGAGGCGCACCCCGGCGTCGAGGCCGTCCGCGCCGAGCTGCCCGGGCTGCTCGACGGGAGCGGCGCGGGGCCGGGGACCTGGGTGGAGGACAAGGGCCGGGCGGTGGCCGTGCACACCCGGCGGGCCGCCGACCCGCAGGCCGCCTTCGAGGCGCTGCGCGCACCGCTCACCGACCTGGCGGCCCGGCACGGCCTGATCGTCGAGCCCGGCCGCATGGTCCTCGAACTCCGCCCGCCCGGCATCGACAAGGGCGTCGCCCTGACCGGATTCGCCCGGGAGATCGGAGCCGGTTCCGTCCTCTACGCCGGCGACGACCTCGGTGACCTGCCCGCCTACGCCGCCGTGGACACCCTCCGCTCGGAGGGCACCCCGGGCCTGCTGGTGTGCAGCGGCAGCGACGAGGTGACCGAGCTGCGGGAACGGGCGGACCTGGTGGTGGACGGCCCGGAGGGTGTCGTACGACTGCTGCGGGAGCTGGCGGACCGGATCGGCTGAACGCCGTTCCCCCGGGTCAGCGTTCCGCCCGGCGCCGCTCCCGTATCCGCCGCAGCCGGTTCACCGTCACCGGGTCGTGGGACAGGGCCCGGGGGTCGTCCAGCAGGGCGTTGAGGAGCTGGTAGTAGCGCACGGGGGCGAGCCCCAGCTCCTCCCGTATGGCCCGTTCCTTCGCGCCGGGGCCGGTGAAGCCCCGGCGTTCGAGCGCGAGGATGTCCCGCTCCCTGCGCCCGAGCCCCTGCTCACCCGTGTCCTCGTCCATGCCCGGCACCGTAACGCCTGCCACCGACAGCGGGACTACTCGGCGCTCTCCGCCCGGACCGCCGCCGCCTGGAGGTGGCCCAGGACGCCCGAGGGGCTGCCGCCGGGGGCGACCGCCTTGCCGATCTGCTGCTTGACCTGGGCGCTGACATCGGCCCAGGAGGTCTTGCCGACCGGGTACAGCTCGGAGGTGAGCAGCTCCTCCAGGAACGGCCGCAGGTGCCGGTCCCGGTCGGAGGCGGTCATGGTCGCGGACGCGGAGGAGGTGACCGGCAGCAGGTCGTACTCGCGGGAGAAGGCCAGCACGTTCTTCTCGCTGTAGACGAAGTCGAGGAAGTCGCCGATCTGGTCGCGGTGGCCGTTCTTCCGGAAGGCCGTCATCCAGTCGGCGACACCGAGCGTGGACCTGCTCGTGCCCTCCTTGCCCGGCATCGGCACCATGCCGTACTGGACGCCCTTCTTGGCGGCGATCTTCATCAGCGAGGGGTGGCCGTTGAGCATGCCGACCTCGCCCTTGGCGAAGGCGGCGAACGCGTCGGCCCGGTTGAGCTCGCCCGGCGCGACCGGCCCGGTCAGGTCCTTGCCGACGAGTTCGTTCTTCAGCCAGGAGAAGGTGTCGATGTT
This genomic stretch from Streptomyces sp. Go-475 harbors:
- a CDS encoding glucosyl-3-phosphoglycerate synthase; amino-acid sequence: MLEEVESWLSTRSWSATERPLHRILAAKQRTGQTVSVVLPALNEEETVGDIASVIRHDLMRQVPLVDELVVVDSGSTDRTSEVAAAAGATVVHRDAILPRLPAVPGKGEVLWRSLLVTRGDIVCFVDADLRDFSSDFVSGIVGPLLTEPDVDLVKGMYDRPLGGAAGQGGRVTELMARPLLNMHWPQLAGFVQPLGGEYAARRSLLEQLPFPVGYGVELGMLVDALHLVGLDALAQVDVGVRKHRHQDGQALGRMAAAIYRTAQLRLARGHLIRPSLTQFERSGDGFEPRTYSVDTEERPPMVEIAEYQQRKAA
- a CDS encoding trehalose-6-phosphate synthase, which encodes MGSTYGSARVLVASNRGPVSYTVGEDGSLDAKRGGGGLVSGLSAIGSDADALWVCSALSDGDREAVRRGIGEDGVRMLDIPADVHADAYNGIANSVLWFVHHMLYQTPLEPVFDAEFRRQWASYETYNRAFAKALAEEAAQGAAVVVQDYHLTLVPGMLRELRPDLRIGHFSHTPWAPPEYFRMLPDDVAGQVLRGMLGADRLGFLTQRWADAFTACAERFAGGLGGTRIGVHGLGADADFLRKRSHEQDVEERMAALREEIGEGRRTIVRVDRTELSKNIVRGLLAYRRLLEAHGEWRERVVHVAFAYPSRQDLAVYREYMAEVRRLADEINEQYGTPGWTPVVLHLKDDFARSLAAYRLADVALVNPVRDGMNLVAKEVPVVSDAGCALVLSREAGAYEELGEDAITVNPYDVTGTAAALHEALSMGPEERAERSKRLAAAATALPPAQWFVDQLDALRG
- the otsB gene encoding trehalose-phosphatase encodes the protein MSANALPTPVTKAGQDGLAALLADPGKALVALDFDGTLAPIVADPELARAHPEALGALVALAPKVAAIAVITGRPAEVAVRNGGFSDAPGLEHLVVLGHYGAERWDARTGEVTAPEAHPGVEAVRAELPGLLDGSGAGPGTWVEDKGRAVAVHTRRAADPQAAFEALRAPLTDLAARHGLIVEPGRMVLELRPPGIDKGVALTGFAREIGAGSVLYAGDDLGDLPAYAAVDTLRSEGTPGLLVCSGSDEVTELRERADLVVDGPEGVVRLLRELADRIG
- a CDS encoding DUF3263 domain-containing protein, with amino-acid sequence MDEDTGEQGLGRRERDILALERRGFTGPGAKERAIREELGLAPVRYYQLLNALLDDPRALSHDPVTVNRLRRIRERRRAER